GGCGACCTTCAATCCCCGTCTCAGGGCGACGGGGGGACGCTATTTCGCGAAAACCCACGACATCGAGATCAGCCCGCATCAGCTCGCCGCCTTCGGCCCGGAGGAAACCGAGCGCATCATCAAACATGAGCTGTGCCATTATCATTTGCATCTTCAGGGCAAAGGATACCGCCATCGCGATGCCGATTTCAAAGCCCTGATGAAGGCCGTGGGCGCGTGCCGGTACTGCCGGCCCCTGCCGGGCCCGCGACGGACGCTGCCCGTCCGCTACCTCCTGTTATGCCGCGGCTGCGGCATGCGGTACCCGCGCAAAAAACGCATGAACCCGCGCCGGTACCGGTGCGGCCGGTGCGGCGGAACCCTGCGGCTCCTGGCGTTGGAAAATGCTTCCAGACCTTGACTTCCCGCATGGATCATGCTACATTAAATCATGTCTCTTTAGGAGTTTTTTTCGCATTCCCCGATAGCTCAGCTGGTAGAGCACTCGGCTGTTAACCGAGGCGTCACAGGTTCGAGTCCT
The sequence above is drawn from the Bacillus thermozeamaize genome and encodes:
- a CDS encoding SprT family protein, yielding MTDEELQAWVERVSLAFFGRPFLHRATFNPRLRATGGRYFAKTHDIEISPHQLAAFGPEETERIIKHELCHYHLHLQGKGYRHRDADFKALMKAVGACRYCRPLPGPRRTLPVRYLLLCRGCGMRYPRKKRMNPRRYRCGRCGGTLRLLALENASRP